From Thermomonas sp. XSG, one genomic window encodes:
- a CDS encoding EAL domain-containing protein: protein MMVMLWNRQQSSQREVVGIARQSTHSLLSEQMRAGGEAQVRQLADALANPLYYFDLDAIGILTRSALRAPDVDYVLVYDPKGRILHDGSGDIAAFGQPMNDGLAAEIVAAKGPHTRQTDELLDVSYPITIGDERLGGVRIGYSMATAARAEERALDGLRAGFDDVNQRSLNWLLLLCCGFGTLALIGAWVLQRMLVKPIRMLGDAARQFEAGDFDSPVPESRRKDELGDLIRTFGRMRESVVRHDRDIRRVAYSDALTGLSNRLAFRESLEQRLREQQGTGCQLALLFADLDDFKRVNDTLGHEAGDEVLLQVAARIERAVQAVQDADALVARFGGDEFVILLQPGGPEPDGDVRGKAIRLAEALVLSLSEPMLLHGRQVLLGTSVGVAIFPDDAGSASLLMKNGDIAMYQAKMAGKNCYRFYSRTMDQAIERRVRMEHDLRGAWERGELTLVYQPIYRTRDRVLVGAESLLRWNHPEDGAIAPSVFIDVAEQSGLIEAIGLLALRNACHEAASWPVPNGAGEAPFVSVNVSARQLRSGDLLRQVASALQQSGLPPERLHLELTETAVISDEANAAALLGRLRQLGVKVWLDDFGTGYSSLSHLRRVQVDGLKIDRSFITDLLRDPDDLALTSAIVAMAHSMGVTVVAEGVERAGQFELLRERDCDLVQGYWLGHPMGGPEFVAQLG from the coding sequence ATGATGGTGATGCTGTGGAACCGCCAGCAGAGCAGCCAGCGCGAAGTCGTCGGGATCGCGCGCCAGAGCACCCACTCGCTGCTTTCCGAGCAGATGCGGGCAGGGGGCGAGGCGCAGGTACGGCAGCTGGCCGATGCCCTTGCCAACCCGCTGTACTACTTCGACCTCGATGCGATCGGCATCCTCACCCGCAGTGCGCTGCGGGCGCCCGACGTGGATTACGTGCTGGTCTACGACCCGAAGGGCCGCATCCTGCACGACGGCTCCGGCGACATCGCCGCTTTCGGCCAACCGATGAATGACGGCCTTGCCGCGGAAATCGTCGCCGCCAAGGGACCGCACACGCGCCAGACCGACGAACTGCTGGACGTGTCCTATCCGATCACGATCGGCGACGAGCGTCTCGGCGGCGTGCGCATCGGCTATTCGATGGCGACCGCCGCGCGCGCCGAGGAGCGCGCCCTGGACGGCCTGCGCGCCGGCTTCGACGACGTCAACCAGCGCAGCCTGAACTGGCTGCTGCTGCTGTGCTGCGGATTCGGCACGCTGGCGCTGATCGGTGCGTGGGTGCTGCAGCGGATGCTGGTCAAGCCGATCCGGATGCTGGGCGATGCGGCCCGCCAGTTCGAGGCCGGCGACTTCGATTCGCCGGTGCCGGAAAGCCGCCGCAAGGACGAGCTGGGCGATCTGATACGGACCTTCGGGCGCATGCGCGAGAGCGTGGTCAGGCACGACCGCGACATCCGCCGGGTCGCCTACAGTGATGCGCTGACCGGGCTGTCGAACCGGCTGGCGTTCCGCGAATCGCTGGAGCAGCGTCTGCGCGAACAGCAGGGCACCGGCTGCCAGCTGGCGCTGCTGTTCGCCGACCTCGATGATTTCAAGCGCGTCAACGACACCCTCGGCCACGAGGCTGGCGACGAGGTGCTGTTGCAGGTGGCCGCGCGGATCGAGCGTGCGGTGCAGGCGGTGCAGGATGCGGACGCGCTGGTGGCGCGCTTCGGCGGCGACGAGTTCGTGATCCTGCTGCAGCCGGGCGGCCCGGAGCCCGATGGCGACGTGCGCGGCAAGGCGATCCGGTTGGCCGAGGCGCTGGTGCTGTCGCTGAGCGAGCCGATGCTGCTGCATGGCCGGCAGGTGCTACTCGGGACCTCGGTGGGCGTGGCGATCTTCCCGGACGATGCCGGCAGCGCGTCGCTGCTGATGAAAAACGGCGACATCGCGATGTACCAGGCCAAGATGGCGGGCAAGAACTGCTACCGCTTCTACAGCCGCACCATGGACCAGGCGATCGAGCGGCGCGTGCGGATGGAGCATGACCTGCGCGGCGCCTGGGAGCGCGGCGAGCTGACCCTGGTCTACCAGCCGATCTACCGCACCCGCGACCGCGTACTGGTCGGCGCGGAATCGCTGCTGCGCTGGAACCATCCGGAGGACGGGGCGATCGCCCCGTCGGTGTTCATCGACGTGGCCGAACAGAGCGGGCTGATCGAGGCGATCGGCCTGCTGGCGCTGCGCAATGCCTGCCACGAGGCAGCCAGCTGGCCGGTACCGAACGGGGCGGGCGAGGCGCCGTTCGTGTCGGTCAACGTCTCGGCCCGGCAGCTGCGCAGCGGCGACCTGCTCAGGCAGGTGGCCAGCGCGCTGCAGCAGAGCGGGCTGCCGCCGGAGCGGCTGCACCTGGAGCTGACCGAAACCGCGGTGATCAGCGACGAGGCCAATGCCGCCGCGCTGCTGGGGCGGCTGCGCCAGCTTGGCGTGAAGGTCTGGCTCGACGATTTCGGCACCGGCTATTCCAGTCTCAGCCACCTGCGGCGTGTCCAGGTCGACGGCCTGAAGATCGACCGCAGCTTCATCACCGACCTGCTGCGCGACCCGGATGACCTGGCCCTGACCAGCGCGATCGTGGCGATGGCGCACTCGATGGGCGTCACCGTGGTGGCGGAAGGCGTGGAGCGGGCAGGGCAGTTCGAGCTGCTGCGCGAGCGTGACTGCGATCTGGTGCAGGGCTACTGGCTGGGCCACCCGATGGGTGGACCGGAGTTCGTCGCGCAGTTGGGCTGA
- a CDS encoding phosphate/phosphite/phosphonate ABC transporter substrate-binding protein, giving the protein MRRLMPALLCLLLACAPFARAQGPSTADDASVLVLGRVSDDPKAHYDQLKPLLDYVIPRMASVGIRSGRILMAKDLQQMTSYLRRGRVDWINETAGNAALLEHRGVARSFLISEREGATRYHSLFFVRRDSPVQSLQDLAGRSVAFQSPLSTSAYFLPAAQLLEGGQSLELLLSPMDKPAADRVGYVFARTELNIATWVHKRMVDAGVLSNLDWINPARMPPAFSQDFRLIARTQDVPRALMLVRRGLDPRVEVRLREVLMEAANDPDASEALRRFMDTARFVPIGDDDRRALERLATGVQRVRAEVE; this is encoded by the coding sequence ATGCGCCGCCTGATGCCAGCGCTGCTGTGCCTGTTGCTGGCATGTGCGCCGTTTGCGCGGGCGCAGGGTCCGTCCACCGCGGACGACGCCAGCGTGCTGGTCCTGGGACGGGTCAGCGATGACCCCAAGGCGCATTACGACCAGCTCAAGCCGCTGCTCGACTATGTCATCCCCCGGATGGCGTCGGTGGGCATCCGCAGCGGCCGCATCCTGATGGCCAAGGACCTGCAGCAGATGACCAGCTACCTGCGGCGCGGCCGGGTGGACTGGATCAATGAAACCGCAGGCAATGCCGCGCTGCTGGAACACCGCGGCGTCGCCCGCTCGTTCCTCATCAGCGAGCGCGAGGGCGCCACCCGCTACCACAGCCTGTTCTTCGTGCGGCGCGACAGCCCGGTGCAGTCGCTGCAGGACCTCGCCGGCCGCAGCGTGGCCTTCCAGAGCCCGCTGTCCACCAGTGCCTATTTCCTGCCGGCGGCACAGCTGCTGGAGGGTGGCCAGTCGCTGGAGCTGCTGCTGTCGCCGATGGACAAGCCGGCTGCGGACCGGGTGGGTTACGTGTTCGCCCGCACCGAACTGAACATCGCCACCTGGGTCCACAAGCGGATGGTGGACGCAGGCGTGCTGAGCAACCTGGACTGGATCAATCCCGCGCGCATGCCGCCGGCGTTTTCCCAGGATTTCCGGCTGATCGCGCGCACTCAGGACGTGCCGCGTGCGCTGATGCTGGTGCGCCGCGGGCTGGACCCGCGGGTGGAGGTGCGCCTGCGCGAGGTCCTGATGGAAGCGGCCAACGACCCGGACGCCAGCGAGGCGCTGCGGCGGTTCATGGACACGGCCCGTTTCGTGCCGATCGGCGATGACGACCGGCGCGCGCTCGAGCGGCTGGCGACCGGCGTGCAACGCGTGCGCGCGGAGGTCGAGTGA
- a CDS encoding RNA methyltransferase, with the protein MNAPSTPALADNLRIVLVGTQHPGNIGSAARAMKTMGLSKLVLVAPEKAPDRDTQAMAAGADDLVEAAPVFASLAEAVADCRWVLGATARSRRIQLEPLHPRDAAGRAVLAAGSGPVALVFGRERTGLDNEELQLCHAAVHIPSDPAFSSLNLAAAVQVLSYELRCALLGDAGAVVEGRTPPPGEGAASHAELEGLFGQLAETLDQIDFHKGRAPESAMRKLRRLYLRANLDSAEIRLLRGVLADAQRMARLAGQGSNDGKIG; encoded by the coding sequence ATGAATGCACCATCGACCCCGGCGCTTGCCGACAATCTGCGCATCGTCCTCGTCGGCACCCAGCACCCCGGCAACATCGGTTCCGCCGCCCGGGCGATGAAAACCATGGGCCTGTCGAAGCTGGTGCTGGTGGCGCCCGAGAAGGCGCCGGACCGCGATACCCAGGCCATGGCTGCCGGCGCGGACGATCTGGTGGAAGCCGCGCCGGTCTTCGCCAGCCTGGCCGAGGCGGTGGCCGATTGCCGCTGGGTGCTGGGCGCCACCGCGCGCAGCCGGCGCATCCAGCTGGAGCCGCTGCATCCGCGCGATGCCGCCGGGCGTGCGGTGCTGGCCGCGGGCAGCGGGCCGGTGGCGCTGGTGTTCGGGCGAGAACGCACCGGCCTCGACAACGAGGAACTGCAGCTCTGCCACGCGGCGGTGCACATCCCGTCCGACCCGGCGTTCAGCTCGCTCAACCTCGCCGCCGCGGTGCAGGTGCTGAGTTACGAGCTCCGCTGCGCGCTGCTGGGGGATGCCGGCGCGGTCGTTGAAGGCCGAACGCCGCCGCCGGGCGAGGGTGCCGCTTCGCATGCGGAACTGGAAGGACTGTTCGGACAGCTGGCCGAAACGCTGGACCAGATCGATTTCCACAAGGGACGCGCCCCGGAGTCTGCGATGCGCAAGCTGCGCAGGCTGTACCTGCGCGCCAACCTCGACAGCGCCGAAATCCGGCTGCTGCGCGGCGTGCTGGCCGATGCCCAACGAATGGCACGTTTGGCCGGGCAGGGTTCAAACGACGGCAAAATCGGTTAG
- a CDS encoding inositol monophosphatase family protein, which yields MQKPVVNVMVKAARAAGGVLLRNMNRLDAINVIEKDRMDYASEVDEQAEQAVVKELRRAFPDAGFLGEEGGAQGRKGGALFVIDPLDGTSNYLHGFPHWCVSIAMVEQGEVQHAVIFDPLRNELFTASRGSGAVLNDRRIRVSERKDLSGAMLATGFAPRERATAPAQLECVRELLRSAEDIRRTGSAALDLAYVACGRSDGYFEAGVKPWDIAAGVLLVREAGGRVSDFKGAQTGPMDARGIHGRQLLAGNQKLSLELQKVIVQSGYAAAFS from the coding sequence ATGCAAAAACCCGTCGTCAACGTCATGGTCAAGGCGGCCCGAGCGGCCGGGGGCGTGCTGCTGCGCAACATGAACCGGCTCGACGCGATCAACGTGATCGAGAAGGACCGCATGGATTACGCCAGCGAAGTGGACGAGCAGGCCGAGCAGGCGGTGGTCAAGGAACTGCGTCGCGCCTTCCCGGATGCCGGTTTCCTGGGCGAGGAAGGCGGTGCCCAAGGCCGCAAGGGCGGCGCGCTGTTCGTGATCGACCCGCTGGACGGCACCAGCAACTACCTGCACGGCTTCCCGCACTGGTGCGTGTCGATCGCCATGGTCGAACAGGGCGAAGTGCAGCACGCAGTGATTTTCGACCCGCTCCGCAACGAGCTGTTCACCGCCAGCCGCGGCAGCGGCGCGGTGCTCAACGACCGCCGGATCCGCGTCTCCGAGCGCAAGGACCTCAGCGGCGCGATGCTGGCCACCGGCTTCGCGCCACGCGAGCGTGCCACCGCGCCGGCGCAGCTGGAGTGCGTGCGCGAACTGCTGCGCAGCGCCGAGGACATCCGCCGCACCGGTTCCGCCGCGCTGGACCTGGCGTACGTGGCCTGCGGCCGCAGCGACGGCTATTTCGAGGCCGGCGTGAAGCCGTGGGACATCGCCGCCGGCGTGCTGCTGGTGCGCGAGGCCGGTGGCCGCGTCAGCGATTTCAAAGGTGCACAGACCGGGCCGATGGACGCACGCGGCATCCATGGCCGCCAGCTGCTGGCCGGAAACCAGAAGCTCAGCCTCGAACTGCAGAAGGTGATCGTGCAGTCGGGCTACGCGGCCGCGTTCAGCTGA
- the secF gene encoding protein translocase subunit SecF yields MKPFNVFPYDSNIDFMRMRWVSVSIAALLMLVSIGAMVTKGFNFALDFTGGIGVELRYDKAPDVDRVREQLDAAGFGGAQVQNFGSGNDLLVRLQAEGTQEGGADRASSIGDAVAKAASLDGNPASKRSSSVISAQVGKDLALNGMYAVLFVIIGFLGYISMRFEKKFAIAATIGTMHDVIICAGWFAISGHEFDLNVLAGILSVMGFSINDTIVVFDRVRENFRSLRADPVEILNKSVNQTLSRTVIVSFVAFLTALALYLYGGDSLRGMAESQMIGIVIGTLSSIFISGALLTMGPLRVSKQDLMPKAKDHAELARRP; encoded by the coding sequence ATGAAACCGTTCAATGTGTTCCCCTACGACAGCAACATCGACTTCATGCGGATGCGCTGGGTGTCGGTGTCGATCGCCGCGCTGCTGATGCTGGTTTCGATCGGTGCGATGGTCACCAAGGGCTTCAATTTCGCCCTCGACTTCACCGGCGGCATCGGCGTCGAGCTGCGCTACGACAAGGCGCCGGACGTGGACCGGGTGCGCGAGCAGCTGGACGCCGCCGGCTTCGGTGGCGCGCAGGTGCAGAACTTCGGCAGCGGCAACGACCTGCTGGTGCGCCTGCAGGCCGAGGGCACCCAGGAAGGCGGCGCCGACCGCGCCAGCAGCATCGGCGACGCGGTGGCCAAGGCGGCGTCGCTGGACGGCAACCCCGCCAGCAAGCGCAGCAGCTCGGTGATCAGCGCCCAGGTCGGCAAGGACCTGGCCCTGAACGGCATGTACGCCGTGCTGTTCGTGATCATCGGCTTCCTCGGCTACATCTCGATGCGGTTCGAGAAGAAGTTCGCGATCGCCGCCACCATCGGCACCATGCATGACGTGATCATCTGCGCCGGCTGGTTCGCGATCAGCGGGCACGAGTTCGATCTCAACGTGCTGGCCGGCATCCTGTCGGTGATGGGCTTTTCGATCAACGACACCATCGTGGTATTCGACCGCGTGCGCGAGAACTTCCGCAGCCTGCGCGCCGACCCGGTCGAGATCCTCAACAAGTCGGTCAACCAGACCCTGTCGCGGACAGTGATCGTGTCGTTCGTCGCCTTCCTGACCGCGCTGGCGCTGTACCTGTACGGCGGCGATTCGCTGCGTGGCATGGCCGAGTCGCAGATGATCGGCATCGTGATCGGCACCCTGTCCTCGATCTTCATCTCGGGTGCGCTGCTGACCATGGGGCCGCTGCGGGTGAGCAAGCAGGACCTGATGCCGAAGGCCAAGGACCACGCCGAACTGGCGCGCCGTCCGTAA
- the secD gene encoding protein translocase subunit SecD — protein sequence MLEYSRLKYLLILLTLALSVLYAVPNAFPQDPAVQITANRGAKVDEALKQRVDVLLKQASVTVIGSEIDKDGNLLVRTASDDVQTRVADIVREELGSGYVVALNQASTVPAWMQKIGAKPMFLGLDLRGGVYFLMQVDRQAALTKRFEATAEDIRSLLRDNRIRYISVEPTAGGTVVAKLGAGQDAAQARRLIGRDMPTYQIDGEGETLSVRIPEAELDKILTDAVQQNIGTLSNRINELGVAEPIIQRQGADRVAVQLPGVQDTAQAKRILGATATLEYRGVVEGNAVEARDTGNVPPEARVYARKEIGPDGKPLPVLLNKRVIASGEQLQSASSFFDSQSGTPAVRVRLNAVGGQRMFDYSSAHVGKPMAVVYIERIPEVKIIDGKEVHTTRTSEQVISVATIQGTLGKEFQTTGLESMKEASDLALLLRAGALAAPMDFVDERTIGPSLGKENIDRGLKAVGFSFIFALGFFLIYYRMFGLVTCLALLINLLMVFALMSVIGATMSLPGLAGIALTVGMSVDANVLINERIREELRLGLPPQKAIAEGYDRASGTILDANVTAFLAGLAMFAFGTGPLKGFGMTTMLGIITSAYTAVSVSRGIATLIYGGKRKLKSVAI from the coding sequence ATGCTCGAATATTCCCGCCTGAAATACCTGTTGATCCTGCTGACGCTGGCGCTCAGCGTGCTGTACGCGGTGCCGAACGCGTTCCCGCAGGATCCCGCCGTGCAGATCACCGCCAACCGCGGTGCGAAGGTGGACGAAGCGCTGAAGCAGCGGGTCGACGTCCTGCTGAAGCAGGCCTCGGTCACGGTCATCGGCAGCGAGATCGACAAGGACGGCAACCTGCTGGTGCGCACCGCCAGCGACGACGTCCAGACCCGGGTGGCCGATATCGTCCGGGAAGAACTGGGCAGCGGCTATGTGGTCGCCCTGAACCAGGCATCCACCGTGCCGGCCTGGATGCAGAAGATCGGCGCCAAGCCGATGTTCCTGGGCCTGGACCTGCGTGGTGGCGTCTACTTCCTGATGCAGGTGGACCGCCAGGCGGCGTTGACCAAGCGCTTCGAGGCGACCGCGGAGGACATCCGCAGCCTGCTGCGCGACAACCGCATCCGCTACATCTCGGTGGAGCCCACCGCCGGCGGCACCGTGGTCGCCAAGCTCGGCGCCGGGCAGGACGCGGCGCAGGCGCGCCGCCTGATCGGCCGCGACATGCCGACTTACCAGATCGATGGCGAGGGCGAGACGCTCAGCGTGCGCATCCCCGAAGCCGAACTGGACAAGATCCTCACCGACGCGGTGCAGCAGAACATCGGCACGCTGAGCAACCGCATCAACGAGCTGGGCGTGGCCGAGCCGATCATCCAGCGCCAGGGTGCCGACCGCGTGGCGGTGCAGCTGCCCGGCGTGCAGGACACCGCGCAGGCCAAGCGCATCCTCGGCGCCACCGCGACCCTGGAATACCGCGGCGTGGTCGAGGGCAACGCGGTCGAAGCCCGCGATACCGGCAACGTGCCGCCGGAAGCGCGCGTTTACGCCCGCAAGGAAATCGGCCCCGACGGCAAGCCGCTGCCGGTGCTGCTCAACAAGCGCGTGATCGCCTCGGGCGAGCAGCTGCAGAGCGCATCCTCGTTCTTCGATTCGCAGAGCGGCACGCCGGCGGTGCGGGTGCGCCTGAACGCGGTCGGCGGCCAGCGCATGTTCGACTACTCCAGCGCCCACGTCGGCAAGCCGATGGCGGTGGTCTACATCGAGCGCATCCCCGAGGTGAAGATCATCGACGGCAAGGAGGTGCATACCACCCGCACCAGCGAGCAGGTCATCTCGGTCGCCACCATCCAGGGCACGCTGGGCAAGGAATTCCAGACCACGGGCCTGGAGAGCATGAAGGAAGCCTCGGACCTGGCCCTGCTGCTGCGCGCGGGCGCGCTGGCGGCGCCGATGGACTTCGTCGACGAGCGCACCATCGGCCCGAGCCTCGGCAAGGAGAACATCGACCGCGGCCTGAAGGCGGTGGGCTTCTCCTTCATCTTCGCGCTGGGCTTCTTCCTGATCTACTACCGGATGTTCGGCCTGGTCACCTGCCTCGCGCTGCTCATCAACCTGCTGATGGTGTTCGCGCTGATGTCCGTGATCGGCGCCACCATGAGCCTGCCCGGGCTCGCCGGCATCGCGTTGACGGTGGGCATGTCGGTGGACGCCAACGTGCTGATCAACGAGCGCATACGCGAGGAGTTGCGGCTGGGATTGCCGCCACAGAAGGCGATCGCCGAAGGCTACGACCGCGCGTCCGGCACCATCCTCGACGCCAACGTCACCGCCTTCCTCGCCGGCCTTGCCATGTTCGCCTTCGGCACCGGTCCGCTGAAGGGCTTCGGCATGACCACCATGCTCGGCATCATCACTTCCGCCTATACCGCGGTGTCGGTCTCGCGCGGCATCGCCACGCTGATCTACGGCGGCAAGCGCAAGCTGAAGTCGGTCGCGATCTAA
- the yajC gene encoding preprotein translocase subunit YajC translates to MNPLDFLIPVAHAQAAGAPAAPSMMSTLLFPVILIAIMYFLMIRPQMKRQKEHKAMLDKLAKGDEVITSGGIAGTVVGLSDAFITVEVASSVQLRVQKGAIASVLPKGTLKSA, encoded by the coding sequence ATGAACCCGCTCGATTTCCTGATTCCCGTTGCCCATGCCCAGGCCGCCGGTGCGCCTGCCGCCCCGAGCATGATGTCCACCCTCCTGTTCCCGGTCATCCTGATCGCGATCATGTACTTCCTGATGATCCGCCCGCAGATGAAGCGGCAGAAGGAACACAAGGCGATGCTGGACAAGCTGGCCAAGGGCGACGAGGTGATCACCAGCGGCGGCATCGCCGGCACCGTGGTCGGCCTGAGCGATGCGTTCATCACCGTGGAAGTCGCCAGTAGCGTGCAGCTGCGCGTGCAGAAGGGCGCCATCGCCAGCGTCCTGCCCAAGGGCACGCTGAAGTCCGCCTGA
- the tgt gene encoding tRNA guanosine(34) transglycosylase Tgt, translating into MSRMSFQLLGTDGAARRGRITFPRGVIETPAFMPVGTYGSVKGVLPQQVRDLGAQIILGNTFHLFLRPGLEVIEAHGGLHGFARWDGPILTDSGGFQVFSLAHRRKITEAGVTFAAPTDGRKVFLGPEESMHIQKVLGSDIVMIFDECPPVNDKHGQPVHRRVVEKSMELSLRWAERSKKAHEGNDAALFGIVQGGVHHDLRTLSAEGLQQIGFDGYAVGGLAVGESEDERNAMLDHTCPQLPQDRPRYLMGVGRPEDLVEAVARGIDMFDCVMPTRNARNGHFFTSTGVVRVRNSQYEHDLRPIEEGCDCVACAGGFSRSYLRHLDRCNEMLGPVLGTLHNLRYYQRLMAQMREAIAAGTFADFRESFYAARRG; encoded by the coding sequence ATGAGCCGCATGTCCTTCCAGCTGCTCGGCACCGATGGCGCCGCCCGCCGCGGCCGCATCACCTTCCCGCGCGGCGTCATCGAGACGCCGGCATTCATGCCCGTGGGTACCTACGGTTCGGTCAAGGGCGTGCTGCCGCAGCAGGTGCGCGACCTCGGCGCGCAGATCATCCTCGGCAACACCTTCCACCTGTTCCTGCGGCCGGGGCTGGAGGTGATCGAGGCGCACGGCGGCCTGCATGGCTTCGCCCGCTGGGACGGGCCGATCCTCACCGACTCCGGCGGTTTCCAGGTGTTCTCGCTGGCGCACCGCCGCAAGATCACCGAGGCCGGCGTCACCTTCGCCGCCCCCACCGACGGCCGCAAGGTCTTCCTCGGCCCCGAGGAGTCCATGCATATCCAGAAGGTGCTGGGCAGCGACATCGTGATGATCTTCGACGAGTGCCCGCCGGTGAACGACAAGCACGGCCAGCCGGTGCACCGCCGGGTGGTCGAGAAGTCGATGGAGCTGTCGCTGCGCTGGGCCGAACGCTCCAAGAAGGCGCACGAAGGCAACGACGCGGCGCTGTTCGGCATCGTCCAGGGCGGCGTGCACCATGACCTGCGCACGCTGTCGGCGGAGGGCCTGCAGCAGATCGGCTTCGACGGCTACGCCGTGGGCGGGCTGGCGGTGGGCGAGAGCGAGGACGAGCGCAACGCTATGCTCGACCACACCTGCCCGCAGCTGCCGCAGGACCGCCCGCGCTACCTGATGGGCGTGGGCCGGCCGGAAGACCTGGTGGAGGCGGTGGCGCGCGGCATCGACATGTTCGACTGCGTGATGCCGACCCGCAACGCCCGCAACGGCCATTTCTTCACCTCGACCGGCGTGGTGCGCGTGCGCAACAGCCAGTACGAGCACGACCTGCGGCCGATCGAGGAAGGCTGCGACTGCGTGGCCTGCGCCGGCGGCTTCAGCCGCAGCTACCTGCGCCACCTCGACCGCTGCAACGAGATGCTGGGGCCGGTGCTGGGTACGCTGCACAACCTGCGCTACTACCAGCGGCTGATGGCGCAGATGCGCGAGGCGATCGCGGCGGGAACTTTCGCCGACTTCCGCGAGTCCTTCTACGCGGCCCGTCGTGGCTGA
- the queA gene encoding tRNA preQ1(34) S-adenosylmethionine ribosyltransferase-isomerase QueA — MRGFPVAPAPLKTSDFHYDLPQELIAQAPLPERSASRLLHVPPGDASFADLHVRDLPSLLQPGDLLVFNDTRVIPARLFGAKATGGRVEILIERLLPNNEARVQLGVSKPPQVGSRVALDAGGEAEVLARLDDGFWRLRFHVDGSLEAWLQHAGQLPLPPYIERRPDAADAERYQTVFARETGAVAAPTAGLHFDEALLDALRARGIEFGHVTLHVGAGTFQPVRVDDVHNHRMHSEWINVGAELVAKVRRTRAAGGRVVAVGTTVVRALESAMVDGEILPFAGDTSIFIFPGYKIRSIDALMTNFHLPESTLLMLVSAFAGKQRMFAAYEHAVRQRYRFFSYGDAMLLWPQESVT, encoded by the coding sequence ATGCGCGGTTTCCCTGTCGCGCCCGCGCCTTTGAAGACCTCCGATTTCCACTACGACCTGCCGCAGGAGCTGATCGCCCAAGCGCCGTTGCCCGAGCGTTCGGCCAGCCGCCTGCTTCACGTGCCCCCGGGCGATGCCTCCTTCGCCGACCTGCACGTGCGCGACCTGCCGTCGCTGCTGCAGCCGGGCGACCTGTTGGTGTTCAACGACACCCGAGTGATCCCGGCGCGGCTGTTCGGCGCCAAAGCCACCGGCGGGCGGGTGGAGATCCTGATCGAGCGCTTGCTGCCGAACAATGAGGCGCGAGTGCAGCTGGGCGTGAGCAAGCCGCCGCAGGTCGGCAGCCGGGTCGCGCTGGATGCGGGCGGCGAGGCGGAGGTGCTGGCGCGCCTCGATGACGGTTTCTGGCGGCTGCGCTTCCATGTCGATGGCTCGCTGGAGGCATGGCTGCAACACGCCGGCCAGCTGCCGCTGCCGCCCTACATCGAACGCCGCCCGGATGCGGCCGACGCCGAGCGCTACCAGACCGTGTTCGCGCGCGAAACCGGCGCCGTGGCTGCGCCCACCGCCGGCCTGCATTTCGACGAGGCGTTGCTGGACGCGCTGCGCGCGCGCGGGATCGAGTTCGGCCACGTGACCCTGCACGTCGGTGCCGGCACTTTCCAGCCGGTGCGGGTGGACGACGTGCACAACCACCGCATGCACAGCGAATGGATCAACGTCGGCGCGGAACTTGTCGCCAAGGTGCGGCGGACGCGCGCCGCCGGCGGACGGGTGGTTGCCGTGGGCACCACGGTGGTGCGCGCGCTGGAGAGCGCGATGGTCGATGGCGAAATTTTGCCGTTCGCCGGCGATACCAGCATCTTCATCTTCCCCGGCTACAAGATCCGCAGCATCGACGCGCTCATGACCAATTTCCACCTGCCCGAATCGACCCTGCTGATGCTGGTGTCGGCGTTCGCCGGCAAGCAGCGGATGTTCGCCGCCTACGAACACGCGGTGCGCCAGCGCTACCGCTTCTTCAGCTACGGTGATGCGATGTTGCTGTGGCCGCAGGAGTCAGTCACATGA